The Thermoleophilaceae bacterium genome has a window encoding:
- a CDS encoding electron-transfer flavoprotein:ubiquinone oxidoreductase, producing MAIAPAEFPPPVDSAKEFVAAPTDPEDERIEVGVVIVGGGPAGLACAIRLTQLLEDDPKLAESLGEVPVALVEKGKSTGSHLMSGAMMEPSAMKKLFPDLPEEDWPTFGTVPKDTVYFMTSKRAIPLVPTPPPFRNHGNHVTSIAQLGRFLGQKAEEAGVYILPETAAYKLLVEDGAVRGVRTGDKGRDREGGELSNFEPGSDLIGKATVLAEGTQGHLAGAAIRHFDLGSGEPQQWEIGVKEVWEVTKPLDRVVHTMGWPLRLRAKYREFGGSFIYPMGDDKVSIGLVAGLDYRDATFSIHDVLQEFKTHPMVRKILEGGKRVAWGAKTLPSGGYWAMPRQLWAPGMILAGDSAGMVNVPKLKGVHLAMHAGIYAAEAIYDGLKKGDTSDLSAYEDAVRGSVIDKDIHRSRNMRQVFTRGFFVGGALANMLEISGGRFPGGKMHTHDDADVDVFIGNRHKRYPKPDGKYTFDKLSSVFATGNATRDDAPNHIRVQKEVPLEVALMWENMCPAQVYEVPDEIKEQMASGNGSELHGTQVDVQITPSNCVQCGAITAKGGRLTPPEGGDGPNYQTT from the coding sequence ATGGCCATCGCCCCCGCCGAGTTCCCGCCGCCGGTCGACTCGGCCAAGGAGTTCGTCGCCGCGCCGACGGACCCCGAGGACGAGCGCATCGAGGTGGGCGTCGTGATCGTGGGCGGAGGGCCCGCGGGCCTGGCGTGCGCCATCCGGCTGACCCAGCTCCTCGAGGACGACCCGAAGCTGGCCGAGTCGCTCGGCGAGGTGCCGGTGGCGCTCGTGGAGAAGGGCAAGAGCACGGGCTCGCACCTGATGTCGGGGGCGATGATGGAGCCCTCGGCCATGAAGAAGCTGTTCCCGGACCTGCCGGAGGAGGACTGGCCCACCTTCGGCACGGTGCCCAAGGACACGGTCTACTTCATGACCTCGAAGCGGGCCATTCCGCTGGTGCCCACCCCGCCGCCGTTCCGCAACCACGGCAACCACGTCACCTCCATCGCCCAGCTCGGGCGCTTCCTCGGTCAGAAGGCGGAGGAGGCCGGCGTCTACATCCTGCCCGAGACCGCCGCCTACAAGCTGCTCGTGGAGGACGGCGCCGTGCGCGGCGTGCGCACCGGCGACAAGGGCCGTGACCGCGAGGGCGGGGAGCTCTCGAACTTCGAGCCGGGCTCAGACCTCATCGGCAAGGCCACGGTGCTCGCCGAGGGCACCCAGGGCCACCTCGCCGGCGCCGCCATCCGCCACTTCGACCTGGGCTCGGGAGAGCCGCAGCAGTGGGAGATCGGCGTGAAGGAGGTCTGGGAGGTCACCAAGCCGCTCGACCGCGTGGTCCACACGATGGGCTGGCCGCTGCGGCTGCGCGCCAAGTACCGCGAGTTCGGCGGCTCGTTCATCTACCCGATGGGCGACGACAAGGTGTCGATCGGCCTCGTGGCGGGACTCGACTATCGCGACGCCACCTTCTCGATCCACGACGTGCTTCAGGAGTTCAAGACCCACCCGATGGTCAGGAAGATCCTCGAGGGCGGCAAGCGGGTGGCGTGGGGCGCCAAGACGCTCCCGTCGGGCGGCTACTGGGCCATGCCCAGGCAGCTCTGGGCGCCGGGCATGATCCTGGCGGGCGACTCCGCGGGCATGGTCAACGTGCCCAAGCTCAAGGGCGTCCACCTCGCCATGCACGCGGGCATCTACGCCGCCGAGGCCATCTACGACGGGCTCAAGAAGGGCGACACCTCGGACCTGTCGGCCTACGAGGACGCGGTCCGCGGCTCGGTCATCGACAAGGACATCCACCGCTCGCGCAACATGCGCCAGGTGTTCACCCGCGGCTTCTTCGTAGGCGGCGCGCTGGCCAACATGCTCGAGATCTCCGGCGGGCGCTTCCCCGGCGGGAAGATGCACACCCACGACGACGCCGACGTGGACGTGTTCATCGGCAACCGCCACAAGCGCTATCCCAAGCCGGACGGCAAGTACACGTTCGACAAGCTGTCGTCGGTGTTCGCCACCGGCAACGCCACGCGCGACGACGCGCCCAACCACATCCGGGTGCAGAAGGAAGTCCCGCTCGAGGTCGCGCTGATGTGGGAGAACATGTGCCCCGCGCAGGTCTACGAGGTGCCGGACGAGATCAAGGAGCAGATGGCCTCGGGCAACGGCAGCGAGCTGCACGGGACGCAGGTGGACGTCCAGATCACTCCGTCCAACTGCGTGCAGTGCGGTGCGATCACCGCCAAGGGCGGGCGCCTCACCCCGCCCGAGGGCGGCGACGGGCCGAACTACCAGACGACGTAG
- a CDS encoding VOC family protein gives MDSHRPGVTNFVHVGLVVEDLDETVRFLALLGLDCGESGVFSGEWIDRIIGLENVTVEIVMARAADGSDMFEVVRFHSPSAGAQEPAPAANRPGLRHIAFTVDDVRGVVDRVREAGWETVGEIVDFENTFLLCYVRGPEGLIVELAERLDGAPG, from the coding sequence ATGGACAGCCATCGCCCCGGCGTCACCAACTTCGTCCACGTCGGTCTTGTCGTCGAGGACCTCGACGAGACAGTCCGGTTTCTTGCGCTGCTCGGCTTGGACTGCGGCGAGTCCGGGGTGTTCAGCGGCGAGTGGATCGATCGGATCATCGGTCTCGAGAACGTGACGGTCGAGATCGTGATGGCTCGCGCCGCCGACGGCAGCGACATGTTCGAGGTGGTGCGCTTCCACTCGCCTTCCGCCGGCGCTCAAGAGCCGGCGCCGGCCGCGAACCGTCCTGGGCTCCGGCACATCGCCTTCACCGTCGACGACGTGCGTGGCGTCGTCGACCGCGTCCGAGAGGCCGGCTGGGAAACGGTCGGGGAGATCGTCGACTTCGAGAACACGTTCCTCCTCTGCTACGTCCGCGGACCCGAAGGCCTGATCGTCGAACTCGCCGAGCGGCTCGACGGCGCGCCGGGCTGA